GAGTGCTAGTACTTAATATTAGAATTTTTCCACTTTACGGTGTTTGAGGAATAATGgaatctcttaaaaaaaaaatattttctgcattttttgAGTGTCAACACAGAGAGTGCTCTCCAAAATGGAGGAAGCTACTGTCCTTGCCCTCAGGAGTTTATTTTCTAAGTAGAAGATGGACAATACAGTTCAGACCTGGAATGCAGCAGAATATCAGACATGTTTTTCTCTAGTGACTGTGTAGTGTTTTCAATGTACAACACTTTGCTTTGTGTTAACATTGGTAAAGTTAATggaagaaatgtttaaggaaaacacggtacagtaaaagctttgttaccCGGCATGttgagggaatggggggtgccggtTAGTCAAAAATTAcggttaactaagagttatactttCCAATGGAATacgaattttcaaagaattagaatacaataaaacaaataaactATAAAATAGTACTCACCAATCCCGTAGTAGTACTGCATtgcagagtggttggtttcttgaagcacttaggtgtatacaggtaaagttttctattcagtaggttatcttaTGACACCACATATCACTGTATGATACATACACCCAGATCACAAAAAATACACTTAACACTAAAACTATACTGAATCAtcaaagattaaattatgttcagaagacacttcaggatcttgcagtgcctcagggtcATCATTATCAAAATCAATTATTGTAGATGTAGAAGGTAtaggagattgggctgaatctgtaatgaccttatgacacaccctggaagctgctttttttgaataaatccctaTCCGCTTGCTtacttgtcttctgcctcttttgcataaaagtagagtgcagaatgtgcaattgcataacctcctgggcagtatactagtcccggttactagattgaagatttgAATTGGGAaatatcagaaatgccagttaatAGAGTTTTCTGATTgataaagtgccagataacacaaCTTTTACTGTATTTGATGAAGGGGTAGCTTGATACACTTAAAGGAGGAGGCAGTTGTATGAAATGTAACCCTTTTTATGATCTTTACAATATACCCAACAATTGAGAGATTGCAATCAAGGCTTTCTATTGTGCAGAGAACAGTGAGATTCTGTGAACAGCTGTCTACTATCATACCAAACTCACATGTTTACTATCGAAGAGGACTGGCTCTGAAAAGAATTATCCCACAGTGCATCTCAAGAGACTTCACAGATCTGATTGTTATTAATGAAGATCGCAAAATACCAAGTATCCTTCATATACAAGAGGGAGTTTCTTCATAGAGTTATCTGTATTATATGATGAAGATATTAGTACGCTAATTCTGAACAAAGTTAAGAAGAAAGTAATTGGGCTATGTAAGTCTCCAAGATCTCTCCCAGATCCTTTATGCTTTTGTCTTCACTTCACTGTAAACTTCAAGTTGATGTGCAATTTTTCACTGTCTTTAGAAGTTAAGAACCAGTATTTCTACTTTTCTACAGGCCAAATATGAAACTAAAGGCCATTTTTGGCTCTGTCTCAAACTGTAACTTAAAACCGTATAAATACAAAGTTACAAGAACAGTAACATGCTACTCTGATATCTGCATGCCTCACAGCGCAGGTGCCATAATATGGTTCCATATTGGTATTAGATGTGGCCACATCCTTATATgtattaagtatcagggggtagccgtgttagtctgtatctacaaaaacaacaaggagtctggtggcaccttaaagacttaacagattttatttgtatgtattgTTTTTATGTTTGATCATAATGGCATCAATTTAGCTCTTTAAATGGAGGGATATTCTTGGTGAATAGGTAAAGAAATGCTGAATGTATCCAATATACTGGCATTGTATGTATGGCTTGGATTTCTTATCAACAAGTGAATCACTATTTTTCTGAGACCACTTAGTGCATGAATACACATTCTTATTGCACTAAATTTAAGCAGTTTAATCAGCTGTTGGATTTTGTTAATATATGTAAACTTTCATTAAGTTATGTTTATAGTGATCTATAGCAAAAtagaaaatgaacaaacaaatagAACATAATGTGTTCTGGTTAACTATTTGACAAAGTTTTAGTGATACTTAGTATATTAATACATTTTCTATAGTGTCTTTGTGTAAGTATGGAGATTTTAGTAATATAAGACCTTGTTACAGCATTCCCAAGCTCCATTATTGCTGAGAAGAGGGTAGGTATAGCTGTCTTATATATGAAATATAGGTTGTGCAAATTAGAAGAGTTCTAATATAATGTTGACTGTTTCTGTGGAATTCAACACAGGTTTCTATATAAATCACTTTTGTTGTATTCTGTTTAAATTGCATTCTGAACTTCATATCTATACCAGCTTTTCTTAACTCTCTGAAACAGATGGACTTGTTTTAAGTCATTTGCCTGATGGTCCAACTGCTCATTTTAGAATGAGCAGTGTTCGTCTGCGTAAAGAAATAAAGGTGAGGTTTATTATTCCCCTCAATAACAGCAAAAAACTAATAAATGCATGATTCAAATTGCTAAGTGGTATAAGTTTTTTCTTTCACATTTTCTTAACTTTTGTCTACAGAGGAAACTGTTCAGACTTGCATGATGTTCAGTTGGTTTCATAAAGATGGTGATGTTGTACCGTTTTTGAGGCAAGGAGGACCAGTAACACTATTTTCTAGTTTGACTTCTATTGCCTCTGCTATGTAAGACTTTTACCCAACAATTCCTGCAGTGGATTGATTGCTTTGTTTTTATCTCGGATACATTTTTGCACTCATTGCAATAGCATTATATAAAATCAGTTGTGTACCGACTCCAAAAGTCTCTGTTCTCCACTTTGTGTAGATACTCTTACTTTGTTTTTTATACAGTGCCATCACTAATGTATAGGAATTTTGATGGTGTACTGGAAATACTGAACTCTTTAGCCCCAACTAGTCTAAAAGCACtgtgctctttttttttaatgcactttAACAATGAAGGAACTGAAATGACCTTTAGTCAATCTGGCTTCATTAAAAGTtggcctggatggatggatgaaagggTAGCTTTGGAAGCAATTAGACTTGAATGTCCACAGAGACTTTCAAGATTTTTGTGATggatgaactgatttttttttttgggggggggggggggggggttagtggaATTATCCTTTCAATatttagtgagggggaaatatagAATGAATAACTATCATTCTCTTCACATTTATTCAAGAAATTTGGTTTTTTTGAACAATGAATTAGTAGAATTTTGAGGTCCTTAAATGTTGCCAACTGATGCTGCACTATATATATGTTCTTTATGGCATTTAACATGGGGAGTTAATACATCTTTTGGCCTTAACCTTCTTCCCCTCTCTTTTATATTAGTTCAAATTTCTGTCTTTGAATATGtatctttgaaaatgttttttgtaTTTATCTTATCCTCCCTACCTTGTTACTTTCATTCCAGCGAAAAGGAAAGGAGCCCACAGAACATCAACCTGAAGTAATCCTGAATAACTTTACAACACGACTGGGCCATTCCATTGGTCGCATGTTTGCCTCTCTCTTCCCACATGATCCTCAGTTCATTGGAAGACAAGTAGCTACGTTTCACAATCAGCGAGACTATATCTTTTTTAGATTTCACAGGTAATCTTTTCTCAAATTTTGCTAGTGGCTAAGAAAAACTGCATTCCTGTAGCATCCCACCCTAATGTGTTCCCCTTTGGCTTTGAAGGTACATCTTCAAGAGTGAAAAGAAAGTGGGAATTCAAGAGCTTGGGCCACGATTTACCTTAAAGCTGAGGTCTCTTCAAAAAGGAACCTTTGATTCCAAATTTGGAGAGTATGAATGGATTCACAAGGTATGTCTTTCAGTAATGAGATCAGGATGGGCACTTAAAATTTTGGCATTCTGAAACATAACCACAAACATCAGCCTGAAAGAAAAGTAGTAAATGACATTTAAAGAATGGACATGGCTAACTGAAACTTCATTTAgagtttttaaagaaatatagCAGAACCTTTCTAACTTGCATATTGGAAAATAAGTGGTCAATAAAAAAAAGCAAGGATAACGAGTACTGATATACCTCAATCAGTTATTTGTAAAGTCTAGTTGAACTTTAGCATAATTGGTAGTATACAAGTGTTCTGTGATAGAACTTGTAAAGTCTTACTGAGACGTTATTACTGTGGacttgctactggcttgctgGTAAAGTTGATTAGAGCTATTTCTGTTTGCAAATGAGTAGAATAATCATAATGTGCAAATAAGTGAAGCTTGATTGTGTGCATAAATATCTCAAGTCaaactgacattttaaataaaatgggagTGATAGAATAAATAGGTAGTATTAAACCAATACACTAGTCATTTTTTGCCATGGAGTTGTAGCACTTGGCTTCCAAGTTTAGAAACATTAGGCAGCATGCAAAGCTACAAGAGGGAAAAGCTCTGGTACACTTTGATCACTGAGTACGTGGTAGATGTAGTCacttttttaaacagaaatgaaaGAACCATATTCACCTTTATAGTGTGTGTGTCAGCACATCTATGAGCCATCTATGTGATCGTGATAATGCCACACCTAAAAATGGAACACGTACTCTCTGATCTTCATCTCCCCCGCTGCTAATCCTGGCAGGCTGAATCCAAGAACTAGTTAAAGTATATTGCAGCTGCAGTGCCACTTGGAAGATACATATCACCTTCCTCCCCCTActatagttttgttttaaaatacgtATTTTCCCATTTCTTTAGTGTTTGCTACTgtgacatttaacagcaaattTTATAGTGAAtatcttttctttaaatttcagCACCGTGAAATGGACACAAGTAGAAGAAAATTCCACTTATAATGATCATCTAGTTCTACCTGATTAATAGGAGTGCAGAACTTTCTTGAATTCTTCTGCAACTAAATTGAGTCTGGCTTTGGTCCTGTCATCTCAAATTCGTTGTTAAACAATGTTGCTCATCACTGAGCCATGTTATCTGCACAGGCAAGCGGACTACAGACATCTTCAAACTTTCTACAATAGATGTTTTGAAACACGATTGGTGTCATCTTCAACGTTCCCGCTAGGCCTCAATGCTGACTCCTAAAGCAGTGCTActgcctctaagggtatgtctatgacgcagctgggaagcatgctcccagtgctggtagacAAACATGTACTAACTCTGCTTGAGCTGGCATGCTAAAAGCAGCAGTGTGGCTGTGGGggcggcatgggctagccacctgagaaCAAACCTGCCTAATCCCCTGGGAACGTACTCAGATGGCTAGCCTGAGCTGGGGCTCATGCCACCCCCAGCTATACTTCTGTTTTTAGCACTCTAGTATGAGTAGAGCTAAGGCATGTTTGTCAACCTGCACTGGGAAGCATGCTATAGAATGCTGAGTAGACCTATCGTTTGATTCAAAACTGGCAAAGTTTCCTAGAATGTGAGTAGCAGCTGCCAGTAGGTTGAACGGTAGAGACTGTATCATGACTACCCCAATGCCTTAGTAACAAAGCTGTTTGGGAGTAACATGATTGGTTGTGCTTGAAGGTAAGTAGACACAGACTCTACTGTCAGTTAAAATAGGTCAGACACAAACAATGTTGCCCTGTTTCTGTAAATTGTGCTGTATCATTGCCATAACAGCTCTACTTCTACTGTTCCAAGAATGGTATTTCATAACCAGATTGGCTGTACTTGAAGAAAGACCTTATTGTGAGAGGTGGAGTATGAAGGAAAAGATATCTGCCCAGAGACATGTATAGTCTCTTACTAAGACAGCTCAGCGTTAAAACACAGGGTTCCAAAAATGGAGCAAGTGTGTATATGTAGCTGTATCTTAACTTGATTAAATGCACACACTGTCGGAAAGGCAGCTTCTTCCATTTGAGTAATTTGCCTCTTGGTGCAAATACAGCCCTAATCTGGGTGCTAAACAGCTATCTAATAGCTGGCTAGTTGTTTAACAAATTGGTAATCAAAGTCCACTTTGTAGACAAACACTTTAAATCAGCTAAATGGGTGTGAGGAATTGGGCTGTACAGTTTCCAAGAGGGACTTTTGTAACTAATCAATCGGTCTTATTTtgcttttaagaacaagtaacaTGAAAATTATGAAGATACTTTATGTATCTTGGGTAGAAAAGAGCAATGGTTCTTCTCTACGGCAAGTAATGagcaaaacaaaaatcttcaCTGGCTTCAGCATCTGAGCACCAACTTTGTATGGGCATGGATGATGTACTTCTGAAGAAATTTAGTGGTTTGGCTTCAACTGGAATTGTTACAGGCTAGTGATGTGGAATACCCACAATATTTGAAGTCTCAGATCTGAGTATGCTTTAGTAAATATACACCTAAAATAACTTTGGAGAAGTATCAGAGTCACAGTATTGAAACAGTCCTACAGTAATTCCAAAAACAGATtaagtcaaaacatttttattttttgcttggtATGTAAAACTGATTCCCTCATGAAGTAGAAGTTATTGCAACTAGCACACAGTTCATTTGGAGAGGTAGATGGTAAGAGGTTTGACAACAGTAGCGATTTACACAGTTAACTTGGCACATTGTTAAGGCTAAGCTTTTGTACAGACTTCAAACCAAGGCACTCTTGGAGTCACATTCTCTCCACACAGAGCAGCTGTGAAAAGGTATTAGAAGAtctgaaagacacacacacacacacgcaaaaaaAGTGGTTAGAAAAAAGTAATGAAAATCTGTATGTATGCTTGATGAAAGTACTCCCACATATATCTTTTGTTATAGATGACACCACAGACAAGTAGGTATACATTAGTTTACCTTCACAGGTAGCTCATGGGACAAAGGGTGGTTTTCATTGCCATCACTCTCAGAAGTTTATATACTGTAAATTCTCCCAGGTAGGATGTTATACAGCAGGGACTAAAGGCAGAATCTAACTTGTACAAGTGAATAGGGGAGCTGAATCTATTAAACTGAGTGGTCTGAACTGGTTGACCagagaaaataaattattctACAGCAACAATAGTTGCAAACTCTCTCTTCTGAACACCACCTCCACTTGGAGATACCCAGACTATGTACTGGGTGAGAAGTGGTAGCTACTGCCTCCAAGTGTTGCTAACTTTTCTGGCTCatcctaaaaaaaaaagtagggctCTCCCCATAAAGTTTGCTGTTTGGGGAGGTTACAGGAAAAGAAACCTCTCTTTTACAGGTAGAATGCCTAAACTGTTGTCCTAAGGACTTCTGCTTGTGATGTCAGCAGAAACAGATGTTTCAGTCCCACCCCAAGTTGTGATGGTAGGGGCTGGGACttggaaataaaatttaaattcttATTACAAGGAAGGGGTAGGGGTTTTTTTGAGTGGAGTAGGAAAAGGAATTGATTACCACTGCATCTTAATTCTTGGGTGTGGGTCTCAGGAAAAGCTTAGTATAGAGCAGAATCTTACACTGCCAGAATCCATGCTCtacctcagtggttctcaaacatttgtactggtgacccctttcacatagcaagcctctgagtgtgaccccccttataaattaaaaacacttttatatatttaacaccattataaatgctggaggcaaagcagggtttggggtggaggctgacagcttgcgatcccccatgtaataacctcatgaccccctgaggggtcacaaccccccgtttgaaaacccctgctctACCTGCTCCATGGACAAAAGACTTTAGGACTGGCAAATAGGATATTGTTCACTAGCACTAAATTCTTTTCTTTGGTGAGGAAATGAGCAGTATATTTGAGTTGAAAAAGTTTACTGAAAAgtcagaactttttaaaaatatactccaTAATGAATGttgtatacattttaaatgaatgacCTGATGACAGCTTATTTTATCAGAACAaacaggaatcatagaatatcagggttggacgggacctcaggaggtcatctagtccaaccccctgctcaaagcaggaccaatccccagacagattttttcccaagatccctaaatggccccctcaaggattgaactcacaaccttgggtttagcaggccaatgctcaaaccactgagcaactTGTATCAttttttatagtttaaaaacTTACCACGGAAAGAGACCAAGATAGTTCACCAAATTACAAAAATGAACAGACTTTCTGGGGTCTGAATGGATTTGTACTTGAAGACACTCCTGTCAGTAGGGGATCATGTTGTGCATTCTGCAGACAGAACTGCTTCAAGTCTGCTGCGGCTTGAGAAACCTAGTCAAAGTAAATTTTAAATTAGCATTCACAGCAAATACTTTATCTTGTATGTAACGTTTTCTGTAGTGTATGGAGGGTGCTGTTTTCAGTACAGCTAGATTTTATTACACACAAAACACTTGCATTTTAGTTTTTGTTCAGAAAAACTATAGCATTCAGTAATACTCTATTTTAAGGGAGTTGGTCTTGTCTTCAGATACTAGGTGCACAGTTcagcacatttttgaaaatcagctcTTGGCTACTATACATACAGGTTCCTCAAGCTGAAGTAGCATTTAACACACTATGGGTAATTTTTACAAGACATGCAATCATACACCAGTGTCTGCCACCTAATGCAAGCCAAGACAGTTTTACTTTATActttttctaagggcttgtcttcactaccgggttAGCTCAAGGTATAACAAGTGTTGACCCTAACCCAGCTCCTGCGCACAGACAAGTCTCTAGCTTCAGAAAATTGGTGCTTTTAACTTGAGGTGGCTGATTTGGCAGTGTATAGGTTGAAGCTCAGGTGTTGCTAAGACTAGTAAAGGAGTGGGGACTCAACTACTCCATGCTGCTAATCCAATCCTATTGTGCTGCTCTAATGTTTTGCACAACTCCTCTCATTTGAATAAGTGTGAACTTGATAACTTAAGCTAACATTGAAGACAAGCCTTCTTAAGAATAACAAGAGATATGTTAGTATAccattttgtataaatacatTGATAAAGGAATCTATATATGCCCTCaagaatgtgaaaaatccacccactGTATGTTAAAATTTTCAGTTCCAAACTAAGCAAAGTGATGATCCTAGAAGTGGTATTTATCTGTATTATAGTTGTAGACAGAGGACTCAATCAGAGTGGGGTGACAACGTGGAGGTCACTGTGCAAACTCTTCAGACACAGTCCCTCCCCAAAAGAGTTTAAGCATTTGAATTAAGTGGGAGTAGTGGCTGAAAACAAAGCCAAATTTATTCTGGCCAAACCTTCCAGTATCTGAGcattgacattttattttatctgGACCTCAGATGACCagttgtcctgattttatagggacagtcccaatatttggggctttgtcttataaggcacctattaccccctaccccaacCCGATATTTCACacatgctgtctggtcaccctatctggacCAAAGCAAGCAGGGAAAAGCCTTCTGCCACTCAAGTGAAGAATTTTAAataagtggttttcaaccaggggtattgcagaggtcttccagggggtatatcaactatttgcctagttttacaacagggtaCAGAAAACGCACTAGTGAAATCAGTACAAATTTTATACAATGACTTATATAAATGCTCTCTATGCTATACacaaatgtaagtacaatatttatattaaatttataattctatagtaaaaatgagaaagtatgcAAAGTATGCAaattttcagtactagtgtgctgtgacacctttgtatttttgtgtctgattttgtaagcaactagattttaagtgaggtgaaacgggTTTgtaaaacaaatcagactccggtagtctggaaaggttgagaatcactgttttAAATCATCCTTGATGCTGTGTCACGCTTAACTAACATGTCTGCAAGTCCACcaccaaataaattaaaaagaaacaaacaacccTCTCTAACTTAGCCTGAATGTTGTTTTACACATTTGTTAAGCTTTCCCCATGAAATAAGAATAGCCCTCATTTTTGAGAAAAAACAATTGTGGCTGCATGCCCTGACACCCCACCTCAGATAAACTAACTTTATTCTCCCATTCCTCTCCATCAGGAAAACATTCTCAGGATGAGACAACACATGAAGAGcactattttttttacaaaaaggtTGCAGGTACATGAAAACATAGAAGTAAAATGAAAACATAGCAGGCGATTTCTCCCCAATTACTTATTTTGAAAGGAGATCTGCAAACTGTAGCTTGCCAATTTGACACAAGGCCTATCCTAGCCTGAAAGTCCACAGATGATGCGCACTCAGCATATGCGAGGGCTCTAGGAACGTCTCCATTTTATATCTGAATAATCAAAACGGGTGAGAGGCCTGCAACAGCCTAGGCCGGGGCAGTCAATAGGCGGACCGTGTGCCAAACCCAGATCAGTGGGAACGGGCCCGggcttttattattttctctgcagTTTGGCTCTTGACCGAAGCTAATTGACTATCCCAGGCGCAGGCTGAACGAGTCCGTTCCAGAGAGGTGGCAGGGGGGAGCGACTCCGCACCGCAGGACACCTTAAGTTACGGGTCTCTGGGGGAaggtgcccagctggtgcaatcccgcccGCTCAGACAGCAGCATTTCAGGCAGGCGGCAGCTCCgccctgcagcacagagcaccccaGGATTAGGAAGTGAGCGGCTGGGGCGTGCTCAGCCTGCGGCCGCTGTGCACGCCCCGAGTTGCCCGGCACAGCAGCCCTGCGCGTGGGGCGAGTCTGGCCCCACGTACGAGAACGGCCTGTAGCGCCGGCCCGCCCGCGGCCCGTCCCTGTGCTGCGGGGCCCCGGGCGGGTTCGGGGCAGGGCACGCGCAGATAGCTGGGCACAGGGGCCGGGGGGGGACAGGAGCCCTCCAGTAACCGGGGCCGCCAGCCGCCCCAGGGAAGGGGGCCGGTGGGCGGGGCGGGCGGCAGCTCTGCCCCTCAGGCGCGGGGTCTGGGCGCGGCACCGACGGCCTGGCCGGGCGCCCCGCGGCCTCTCCCACCTTCACGCGGCTCACGCTGGCCTCCAGGCGCAGCTGCTGCACCACCTTCTTCATGGCCGCCACGCTGGAGGAGCCCGACATGGCGCGCGGGGAGCGGCTGGGCTCGGGCTGCGGAGCCAGGCGCTGCTCGGAACTTTAGCACGAAGTTTCCGGCGCTTCCCAAACTGCCCCCGGCGCCTGCGCAACCGCCGCCCTGGCTGGAGGGCGGCGCGCCCGGCCCGGCCTGAGGGGGCGCTGTGACCGCGCTCAGCGCCTCGCTGCAGCAGGGCTGCCTCAGCCCAGGCAGCCAGGGTTTGCTGCGGGGTCTGGGGCGGCGGAGCCTGTGGGAAATGACGCCACTGTCACGATACAGCCCCATAGGTGTCCCGATAGCGGCGTAGCTCCCTAGGTCCTTCTATCGTGGCCATGCCCCCGTCCCAGGCCCACCCCAGCGCCAGGTGTCCCGGGGTCGGGGTTCAGCGCCTCCGCTGGATTTGCTCCGGCCCCTGGAACAAAGGGTGAGAAAGCGTCAGTGAAGGTAATCGTGGCTCCTTAGTGACCCACCCGGGGGTTCTGTGGTGCAGGGCCTCCGCTCGCCCGGCGGTGTTTGAAAAGGGACCGTTACCCAGGAAACCCTTCCCTCGGCCCGGGCAAGGCAATGCCGTTAGCGCAGGGTAAATGCAATAACTCAAACTGAAC
Above is a window of Emys orbicularis isolate rEmyOrb1 chromosome 8, rEmyOrb1.hap1, whole genome shotgun sequence DNA encoding:
- the RPF1 gene encoding ribosome production factor 1 is translated as MASGAAGSAEGPGPGDAARAPEQALFPPGFSVSEIKNKQRRHFMFLRWKQQQRKASSVTGICRAAFNLLFPANQSDVCLIQEKLANKKKRRKEREALGDKAPPKPVPKTIENQRVYDETTVDPNDEEVAFDESTDEFAPYFNRQTVPKILITTSDRPRGRTVRFCEQLSTIIPNSHVYYRRGLALKRIIPQCISRDFTDLIVINEDRKIPNGLVLSHLPDGPTAHFRMSSVRLRKEIKRKGKEPTEHQPEVILNNFTTRLGHSIGRMFASLFPHDPQFIGRQVATFHNQRDYIFFRFHRYIFKSEKKVGIQELGPRFTLKLRSLQKGTFDSKFGEYEWIHKHREMDTSRRKFHL
- the GNG5 gene encoding guanine nucleotide-binding protein G(I)/G(S)/G(O) subunit gamma-5; this encodes MSGSSSVAAMKKVVQQLRLEASVSRVKVSQAAADLKQFCLQNAQHDPLLTGVSSSTNPFRPQKVCSFL